The sequence TCCCAACGACGTCGAAACCAGCGACAATGTCCGCATGGCTCGCGCTTTTGTGCTCTTGTCATGCCTCGTCTGCATCACTTCATGCAGCGCCACGCCAGAGCGCCATGCACATCAGACGCGCCCGATTGCCCCCGCGGCCCCGATGCCATCCGCAAGCGCGCAGCCTGCGCCCATTGCGCCGCCGGTCGCGACAGAGCCGCCGGCTGCGCCTCCCGCGCCTCCCACGCATCCAGGCAGGCCCGAAGCTGCTGAGCGCGTTCTGTTTCTCGCGACGCACCTTCGCACGGACGGCTTGCGTGAAGCTTGCCCGGTGGCGCTCGCGGAGGTGATACGTATTCGTTGCTTGATTTCGCTCCGATTCGCGGACGAACCCGATGCAAGAAAGCTGGCGCTCACGCTTTACGAAGAAACCGGGTCGCTCGCGGGGCTATTGCCCGAGGAATCGACGGTTGACGGCAAGGGCAAGAAAATACTTTTGAAACCAGCGCGTCCCATCGGCCGAAACAAGGAACACTTGACGTGGATCATCGGCGCGATGCGCGAATACGCCAGGTTTTTCACCGAATTGTCCAAGCGGCAGAAAATGCCCATCGTCATGCGCGATCGGCCGCTGGATTTTCGATTTTTCTACACGGAAGACGGCGGCACACCGAGCGCCTTCGCGGTGAGCCAAAACATTGGATACAACCTTTATGGAGCTGTCAACGTCAACGACGAAGCCGTGCGAGATACACTATTTCACGAAATATTTCACTTGAACGATGCTTGGCAGGACAATTTCTCCGCACGCGTGCTCGCGCCCATCGAGGCCCGGATCATCGCTTCGTGCAAAGGCAGCGAGAAGTGCCTCGAGCCTTATGCGCCCACCGACACGACGATGAACGGAAAATCGTACGCGTTCATCGACGGCGGCAGCGGCAAAGAATACGCTGCCGAGCTCGCATTGCGATATTTTCGCGAGCAGCGCCTGATGATCGACGGCAAACCATTACCCGTGCCGGCGTTCAAGTGCGGCCCGGCGGAAAATGCCGAGGCCATGGCGCTTCTGGTGGATGCTTTTTTTGGAGGTGTGGATCTCGTGCCTCCGTGCGAAACCTGAAGAGGCGTGACCTCTGGGTTTGTCTTGCGCTCGATAGCGAACATTCGCTACCATGCGCGCGATGGACGTCGTCAAGCTTGCCCCTCACCTCGAAAAGCTCCTGCACCGCGTCGCGAGCGGCAAAGCCGGAGTGGACACTCTTTCGGCTGCCGCATCGGGCAACGCGCAGCACCTCGCCGACGCGCTGTGGATGCTCGTGCGTGAAAACAAAGGGGCGCTCGTGGGTCACGAACGTGCCGCCCTGGCGATGCTGACGCACGGTCACTTCGATGCGAATGATTTCATATCGCTGCTGCGACAGCTCAAGAAGGCGAACTTATTTTGGTTCGAGCGGTGGGACGACCGCGTCGATGGGCTCGCTTATCACGGCTGGAGCAAAGAGCTCGAGGTCATGCTCGACAAACTCCTCGCATCGGATGGCGATCGCACGCCGCTCGAATGGGCAGACGTATCCGAACCCGCAGGCTCGTCGGTGCTCTTTGCCCTCGGGCGCAGGGGCATCGTGCAAGCAGCCTTGATGCCGCCGGATGCAATGCAGCGATTCGGACGCGCCTTTTTGCTGCGCGCTTCGTGGTGTCCCGAGCAATTCAATGGCTGGGAGCGATTGTGGGACGAAACCACGTTCGCGCGCGCGGTGTTCGCCGATGTCGGCAATATCAAAGAAGTCGGCGTGTTTCCAGATACGCTCGAGCCGCTCGTGGCGCACGCGACGCCTGCACAATTGGCGTTCGTCGTGGAAAAACTCATATGGCCCGATCATCGAGCCATTGGGTGGCTCGCATCACGCGACAAAGCGATCGTGCCGATGTTGCAAACACGCCTCGAAGAGCTTCTCGCAGACGCGAGAAAAGGGCATTGGATATCGGATCGAACGGGGCGTCACGTCGGCGCGCTCGCTCGCATTCGTGCTCGAGAACCGTGGCCCGCCAAGTGGATACCACTCGCCAAAGCGATGCTCGTGCACGACACCGCGGGCCTCGAGGACGTGCTCCGAACAGTCGATGTAGCGACGCGTGAAGAAATGCTTTTGGCGCACCTGTCGAAGCGGGACAATTGGCGAAACAAGCTATGGCCGCTCGCAAAGTTCCCGACGCAACGGCTCGTCGATGCCGTGGTAAAACTCATTCGCAGCACACCGAAAGCCGAAGAATGGGACTACGAGCGCGAGCCACTCTTCAAGACGCTTGGCGCCATGGGAGATCTCGGTCAAACGGCGCTCGAGACGTTGCTCGACGAGAAAGACCAAACCGAGGGAGCCATCGCCAATCTCGTCGCGACCCAATCTCGCGTAGTGATGACGTTGCCGCTGCTCGAATCGACGAACGATGCCATTGCATCGAGCGCGCGGAGGTTGTGGCTCGATTTGTCCGACGAGGATCGCATCGAGCTTTTGGATCGGCATCTCGATGCAATGCCGCCGTTTGTCGCAGTGTACGTACTTGCGCACACACATCATCACCCGCGCACGGGAGAAATCGCCGCACGGGTGCCGGAAACGGATACGAATCGAGCTTTGCGCAGGTTTTGCATGACGAGGCCCGATGCATTGCGACCGCTCGTCGATGCCATGGCGGCCGTCCCGGAAGAAGCCGTACAGCGCGCCGCTTCAGCGCTGGCACCGATATTCGAGCCACGCCGTGATTATTCGTTCAATCTGAAAGAAACGTTATCGCAATTCGGTCCCGATGACTTGCCGGTCGTCTTGCGCGTGACGGCGTGTCGCATGGGCGGCCGGTATGCCGATGTGGGCACATTGTGCAAACACTTTTGGCCTGCTCGGCCTGAAATACCGTGGGTGGCTGTGTTTTGGTGGAACGACGGATGGGATAGCACGCTCACGGCAGCAGAATGCATCGTTGGAAAGGAGATCCTTGCCCCATTACGTGCGCGGATCGAAACCGATCACGTGCAGACGACGGCCTGGCAGGCGATCTTCGGCATTTTGGCGCGTCATGATCCATTGGGAAGCGTCGACACGTTCATCCGTATGGCCACGAATCCCGCGGTAAGCCGTTATGTCGTCGACCCGATGATCGCGAGTCTCGAAAATGGCAGCGCGGCGGCACGCGATTGGCTCGCAAAAACGCTTTTGGGAAAGGGGCGCGAGCTGGCCTTGGAGATCCTGAATCGACACGCGGTTCCCGAGGTCCTGCCCGTTCTCCAGTCGCTCGAAAAGCAAAAGTTGCCGGCCAAAATAACAAAACTATTGCAAAGCGCGCTTGCTGCGCAAAAAACGCGCGGCCCGACCATCGTACGCGGCGGCAAAACGCTTTCGGCGCGAGCCATTCACACGACGAGCGGCCGCGTCGAATCGCTGCACATTTCTCGCGACGGCCATACGATCGGGGCGCAGGCGGCCGGCCATGCATACGTTTGGCAAGGAAAACGGCACGCGAGCATCGAAAAGCTCGGCAATGTTCGAATCGAATTGTCGCTCGACGGCCGATT is a genomic window of Polyangiaceae bacterium containing:
- a CDS encoding WD40 repeat domain-containing protein yields the protein MDVVKLAPHLEKLLHRVASGKAGVDTLSAAASGNAQHLADALWMLVRENKGALVGHERAALAMLTHGHFDANDFISLLRQLKKANLFWFERWDDRVDGLAYHGWSKELEVMLDKLLASDGDRTPLEWADVSEPAGSSVLFALGRRGIVQAALMPPDAMQRFGRAFLLRASWCPEQFNGWERLWDETTFARAVFADVGNIKEVGVFPDTLEPLVAHATPAQLAFVVEKLIWPDHRAIGWLASRDKAIVPMLQTRLEELLADARKGHWISDRTGRHVGALARIRAREPWPAKWIPLAKAMLVHDTAGLEDVLRTVDVATREEMLLAHLSKRDNWRNKLWPLAKFPTQRLVDAVVKLIRSTPKAEEWDYEREPLFKTLGAMGDLGQTALETLLDEKDQTEGAIANLVATQSRVVMTLPLLESTNDAIASSARRLWLDLSDEDRIELLDRHLDAMPPFVAVYVLAHTHHHPRTGEIAARVPETDTNRALRRFCMTRPDALRPLVDAMAAVPEEAVQRAASALAPIFEPRRDYSFNLKETLSQFGPDDLPVVLRVTACRMGGRYADVGTLCKHFWPARPEIPWVAVFWWNDGWDSTLTAAECIVGKEILAPLRARIETDHVQTTAWQAIFGILARHDPLGSVDTFIRMATNPAVSRYVVDPMIASLENGSAAARDWLAKTLLGKGRELALEILNRHAVPEVLPVLQSLEKQKLPAKITKLLQSALAAQKTRGPTIVRGGKTLSARAIHTTSGRVESLHISRDGHTIGAQAAGHAYVWQGKRHASIEKLGNVRIELSLDGRFLLVVDEFNVHVYEPWENPKEPRLTLHPDDGLGYVVPMPGGRVLTLCAAHNAYTPLTSWDLETGKEMVHKSNGFPVHAAIIDDERYVVGDMNSNISIRQLNGGKIVGKLQTWGDGHGDGICMVASGNAGKIVAALFFDGSLMIWDISGAKVKALCRIPRAAPRALVSDPGSSWVVTPSVNDVITWKDGQRARSVMGAGPVAARPDFHFEEAGLAVFVRPNILAVGGERVDLWDLERSEHLGTLDKPVTTLVSAAGKLLAGDAQGTIWEVDLH